A genomic stretch from Aedes albopictus strain Foshan chromosome 2, AalbF5, whole genome shotgun sequence includes:
- the LOC109431824 gene encoding probable cytosolic Fe-S cluster assembly factor AAEL012261 codes for MSRFSGALQLTDLDDFITPSQECIKPVKIETNKSKTGSKITIQDDGSYMQATSSGLQKLEKVEITLADCLACSGCITSAEGVLITQQSQEELLKVMNENNLAKLNNQLDSVRYIVFTVAQQPILSLAKRYNLGPEETFERVAGYFKKLGADMVVDTKIADDLSLIESRNEFVERLNINRQSLPMMASSCPGWVCYAEKTHGNFILPYIATTRSPQQIMGVLVKKYLAKMLGIRGDRIYHVTVMPCYDKKLEASREDFFSEVDNCRDVDCVITSIEIEQMLDGTGIQLLQTVEPSPIDWPWATARPPAFVWAHESSGSGGYSEYIFKYAARKLFNINVEQVEFKMLRNNDLREAVLEQNGEVLLRFAIANGFRNIQNMVQKLKRGKCNYHFIEIMACPSGCLNGGAQVRPSNRQTPRELTAELEAMYKMLPQSNPENAAVETVYTTFLDNAGDNNKRKEFLHTSYHQIEKMNTALNIKW; via the exons ATGTCTCGGTTCAGCGGAGCCCTACAATTGACGGATTTAGATGATTTTATTACGCCGTCTCAG GAATGCATAAAACCCGTGAAAATCGAAACCAATAAATCAAAAACTGGATCAAAAATAACCATCCAGGATGATGGGTCCTATATGCAAGCTACTTCC AGTGGCCTTCAAAAGTTGGAGAAAGTGGAAATCACGCTGGCCGACTGTTTGGCATGTTCCGGTTGCATCACGTCGGCAGAGGGTGTTCTGATAACGCAACAAAGCCAGGAGGAGCTACTGAAGGTGATGAATGAGAATAATCTAGCCAAGTTGAACAATCAGCTGGACTCGGTTCGGTACATTGTGTTCACTGTCGCGCAACAACCGATTCTGTCGTTGGCCAAACGATACAATTTAGGTCCGGAGGAAACGTTCGAGCGTGTCGCGG GTTACTTCAAGAAACTCGGTGCGGACATGGTTGTTGATACGAAAATTGCGGATGATTTGTCACTGATCGAGAGTCGAAATGAGTTCGTCGAGCGGCTGAATATAAACAGGCAATCATTGCCTATGATGGCATCTTCCTGCCCTGGATGGGTGTGTTATGCTGAGAAAACACATGGAAACTTTATCTTGCCGTACATTGCCACAACAAGATCGCCCCAGCAAATTATGGGGGTTTTGGTGAAGAAGTATCTAGCCAAAATGTTGGGCATCCGTGGGGATCGAATCTACCATGTGACGGTAATGCCGTGCTACGATAAAAAGCTAGAAGCATCGCGAGAAGACTTTTTCTCCGAAGTGGACAACTGTCGCGATGTAGACTGTGTGATAACATCTA TCGAAATTGAACAGATGTTGGACGGAACGGGAATTCAGCTGCTTCAAACAGTGGAACCGTCACCCATTGATTGGCCATGGGCTACAGCTCGACCGCCTGCCTTTGTCTGGGCGCATGAGAGTTCAGGATCGGGAGGATACAGTGAGTATATCTTCAAATACGCAGCACGCAAGCTGTTCAACATCAATGTCGAGCAAGTAGAGTTCAAAATGCTTCGCAATAATGACCTTCGTGAAGCGGTCCTGGAACAAAACGGAGAGGTTTTGCTTCGTTTTGCGATCGCAAATGGATTTAGGAATATCCAAAATATGGTTCAGAAATTGAAACGAGGAAAGTGTAATTATCACTTCATTGAGATAATGGCGTGTCCTTCGGGTTGCCTAAACGGAGGAGCCCAAGTGCGGCCGAGCAATAGGCAAACACCGCGCGAATTGACAGCGGAACTAGAGGCGATGTACAAGATGTTACCCCAGTCGAATCCGGAAAACGCAGCAGTTGAAACGGTTTACACGACCTTCTTGGACAACGCCGGTGACAATAATAAGCGGAAAGAGTTTCTCCACACGAGCTATCACCAGATTGAAAAGATGAATACTGCGCTGAACATTAAGTGgtga